The Candidatus Saccharimonadales bacterium nucleotide sequence TTCGTACGTGTTCGGCGGTATCGCTAACAAATTCAGAGTGTGCTGCGAGCGATGCAATCGTTGCGGTAAGTGGTGGTGATACCACTGCAAGAACTAATGAGGCGATTAATTTGTATAAAGCTGGTTGGGGTAAGAAGCTTATATTCTCAGGCGCCGCAGCCGATAAATCAGGACCAAGTAATGCAAAAGCGATGCAAGGTTTAGCGGAACAAGCCGGCGTATCAGACAGTGATATTATCATCGAAGAGTACGGCGAGACAACAAAAGAAAACGCTGAAAAAACACGTAATATATTCAATGAATATAATATTAAATCCGTTATTTTAGTGACAAGCGGCTACCACCAACGACGGGCAGGACTTGAGTTTAGCCAGCGTTCACCTGACGTTACAATTCGTAACCATCCCGTTGCAAGTGATGCGCAGTGGTCCTCATGGTGGTGGTTAACGCCAACAGGCTGGTACCTTGCACTCAGTGAGTTTTTCAAAATCATTGCATTTTACGTGGGTGGTAGCAGATGATCAATGTCTATGTTGGTATGAGCGGTGGGGTTGACTCCTCATTAACTGCGGCACTTCTTGTCGAGCAGGGGTATAACGTCACGGGTGTTTATATGAAGAACTGGACCCAGGATCTTCCTGGTATGAAATGTCCATGGGCCGACGATCTAGCTGATGCAAAACGCGTTGCCGTTCAGCTCGGTATCGACTTTAAAGTATTCGATTTTGAAACTGAATACCGTCATAAAGTCGTCGACTACATGATCGAAGAATACCGCCTGGGTAGAACCCCAAATCCAGATATTATGTGCAACCAAG carries:
- a CDS encoding YdcF family protein, with the translated sequence MIKGLILSAVLFAVIAFSLSAYLAPDDLRTCSAVSLTNSECAASDAIVAVSGGDTTARTNEAINLYKAGWGKKLIFSGAAADKSGPSNAKAMQGLAEQAGVSDSDIIIEEYGETTKENAEKTRNIFNEYNIKSVILVTSGYHQRRAGLEFSQRSPDVTIRNHPVASDAQWSSWWWLTPTGWYLALSEFFKIIAFYVGGSR